One segment of Prionailurus bengalensis isolate Pbe53 chromosome X, Fcat_Pben_1.1_paternal_pri, whole genome shotgun sequence DNA contains the following:
- the LOC122478024 gene encoding ferritin heavy chain-like, whose translation MATAPSSQVRQNYHPQCEAAINCQINLELYASYAYLSMAFYFDRADVALGNFSKFFLRQSHDEKKRVEKLMQLQNQRGGRIRLHNIMKPNRDNWESGLKAMECAFHLGKTVNQSLLDLHQLATVKNDAHLCSFLETNCLHEQVKVIKELGGYITSLRKMGALEDGLAEYLFDKLTLGNSDKN comes from the coding sequence ATGGCCACCGCGCCGTCCTCTCAAGTGCGCCAGAACTACCACCCGCAGTGTGAGGCCGCCATCAACTGCCAGATCAACCTGGAGCTCTACGCCTCCTACGCGTACCTGTCCATGGCTTTCTATTTCGACCGCGCCGACGTGGCCCTGGGGAATTTCTCCAAGTTCTTCCTGCGCCAGTCCCACGACGAGAAGAAGCGTGTCGAGAAGCTGATGCAGCTGCAGAACCAGCGTGGGGGCCGCATCCGCCTCCACAACATCATGAAGCCTAACCGCGACAACTGGGAGAGCGGCCTGAAGGCCATGGAGTGCGCCTTTCATCTGGGGAAGACCGTGAACCAGAGCCTGCTCGACCTGCACCAGCTGGCCACCGTCAAGAACGACGCCCACCTGTGCAGCTTCCTGGAGACCAACTGCCTGCATGAGCAAGTCAAGGTCATCAAAGAGCTGGGGGGCTACATCACCAGCCTGCGCAAGATGGGGGCCCTGGAAGATGGCTTGGCAGAATACCTCTTTGACAAGCTCACCCTGGGCAACAGCGACAAGAACTGA